The Stomatobaculum sp. F0698 genomic sequence TGAGAAGACCGGCGCAAAGATTGTCATGAAGGCACTGGAGGCTCCGCTCTTCTACATTGCGGAGAACGCGGGCCTTGAGGGCGCTGTCATTGTGAACCAGGTTAAGGAGAGCAAGAAGGGCATCGGCTTCGACGCTTACAACGAGGTCTATGTCGACATGGTCAAGGAGGGCATTCTGGATCCGGCAAAGGTGACCAGAACGGCACTCGAGAACGCGACCAGTGTTGCGAGCACCTTGCTCACGACCGAGTCTGCGGTTGCGACCATCAAGGAGCCCCAGGCGGCACCGGCAATGCCGGCAGGCGGCATGGGCGGCATGATGTAAAAGAGCCGCTTCGGCAAAACGAAAACAGAAACAAAGAAAGCGGGCAGTTCGGAAATTCCGAGCTGCCCGCTTTTTGCGTCATAGGACAAGAAGAGTTGATAGCCTCCTCCGTAGCGCTTGCAGAATCAAGTTAGCGGCACCAACTCATTTTGTCCGCCTAACCGAATTTTGATTATGTTGTGGTTGCAGAATGCGAGTGGGAAATCTGTTCCCTGTATTTTCCGGGTGAGATGCCAATCTCTCTGTGAAATACAGTGATGAAATAGTTGTAATCGGGATAACCGCATTGGTAGGCGATTTCTGAAATAGAAAGGTCGGAATTCTCGGTCAGCAGTACCTTTGCCTTTTCAAGACGCATATGCTGAATCTGCTTGGCAGGACCACGCCCGTAATTCTGCTTACATAATTCGTAGAGTCGTGTTCTTCCTATTTTGAAGTGGGAAGCAATTTCTGCAGACGTAAGATCTTCAGTGAAATGCTCTTGCAAGAAGGTATCTAAACTGACGGGAAGTTTTTCCTGATGAAGAGAGACCATGCGCTCCATACATAAATAAATTCCGACCGCTGAGAGAATCTTTGTTGCGGATTTGATGTAGTCCTCGGATGTTAAGGGACGTTCCCAGCAAGCTTTTTTGAGTGCAATGTAATCGACATCTAATTTCTTCGTGTATTCTTTGATTTTCTCCCAACCTTCTTCTCTGGTTTGATAACTGAATACATGGCCTAGAAGAAGGTAGCCTACTACCAGATTACCGATGATAAGAGGAGAGATGCTTTCTGTCATGCCGGCATAGCAACGATAGGTGTAGGTATTTTTTGTCCTTGCAGCATAAGAACAGGAGCGGGCATCGCACTCACGGCATTCGTTGTATCCGTTCGGCGCAGCACGCAGAATCCGGCAAAACGAGGGAAGGGATTCGGGATAAGAGGCGAGTTCGTTAAAGTTTTCATCAAAAACACAGGTTCGAATCCTGGTCAATGTGTAGAAATCCCTCAGTAGATTATGGAGTTTTACTAGGTCAAATGTCGAAATCATATGCAAATATCTCCTGCAACCATTTGCACCATTATACAATAGCAACGAACAAAAACAAAGTTTTTAGAACGCTTATGTATATATTAACCTATAGAGGCTGGGTAGAATACAAGTACAAGGTTCCGTAAATAAGAAAGGAGGACAGCTAAATGTTAGTAACATTAAAGGATATGATGGGAATTGCGGAAAAAGAGGGCATCGCAATAGGCGGTTTCAATACGCCTAACCTTGCGTCCTTAGAGGCTGTAATCGGCGCTGCGGAAGAGGAGAAATTACCGGTAATCCTGATGTTTGCGGAGTGTCATGATGAATGGGTATCTCTGGATCTCATCGGTCCGGCAATGCTGAATGCGGCAAAGCAAGCAACTGTCCCCGTCTGTGTCCATCTGGATCACGGAGAACATTTGGAGTATTTAAAAAAAGCGCTCGAGCTTGGTTTTACGGGGATTATGTATGACGGCTCCGTACTGCCGTATGAAGAAAATGTAGCGAACACAAAGAAAGCCGTAGAAATGGCCCGCGAGCACGGTGCTTCGGTGGAAGCGGAACTGGGCTCCATGGGGAGACGTGAGTCGGGAGCCAATGATCGAAGCGGTGATTGTGATGAAACGAAGATTTACACAGATCCGGATTTGGCTGCGGAATTTGTCTCTGCAACGGGGATAGATCTCTTGGCTTGTTCGTTTGGCACCACACACGGCATCTACTTGAAAGAGCCTAAATTGGACTTGGGAATCGTACGAGGGGTAAGAAAAGCCACGAATGACATGCCGGTGGTAATGCATGGCGGCAGCGGAGTGAGCCGAGATGACTATCACGCTGTGATACAGGCCGGAGTAAGAAAAATCAATTACTTCACCTATATGGACAAGGCCGGAGGATCGGGAGCAAAAAAACACCTCGATGGTCTTGCGCCGGATGCGCCGCAGTTCTATTCTTCCGTCTTTTTAGCAGCGAGAGATGAAATGAAGGAAAATGTCAGACATGCAATCAGGATGTTCGCATTGAAAGAGTAAAGGCAGGTAGGCACGACTATAAAGTTGTGATTACAGATTCGACGCATGGTGACAAGAGAGTAGGAGGATAGTCATGGACAAGAAGAAAGTAACATTTGCACTTGCTTTTTGTAATCGTGGATTCATGCCGGGAGAGCTGATTTACGCTGCACGAGAGGAGCTGATTCAGGCAGTCCAAAATGCCGGGTATGATTATATCGCCATGGATCCGGAGGCAACAAAGTTCGGTGGAATTGAAACCCGAGAAGAAGGTGCCTTATATGCGGAATGGTTGAACAATCATCGGGGACAGTTTGACGGCGTTATTTTCTCTATGCCGATTTTTGCGGATGAGAACGGCGCAATCGCAGCTTTACAGGACGCCGGAGTACCTATTCTGATGCAGGCTTATCCGGACGAATTGGACAAAATGGACTTTGCGCATAGAAGAGATGCGTATTGCGGTAAATTTTCGGTGACAGATGTGTTTACGCAGTACGGCGTTCCTTTTACCTGCTTACAGCCGCACGTTGTCCATCCGCTGTCGAATGCATTTGCAAAGAATCTCAAGGATTTTGCGGCCATCTGTCGTGTTGTGAATGGAATGAAACGATTCAATATAGGATGTATCGGCGCAAGAACAACGGCGTTCAAGACAGTGAGATTTGATGAAATCACACTTCAAAAATACGGAATCAATGTCGAGTCCTTCGATTTGTCGGAGTTTTTCTTCAAGGTAGGGAAACTGGATGATAACGACCCCGTTGTCAAGGATAAGATTGGGGAGTTGGAGAATTATACGGACTTCAGCAATGTACCCGAGACAAATAAGAAGAATCTTGCGAAGTCTGCCGTGGTTCTGGATCGTTACATCGCAAAATACCGATTGGATGCGCTCGCGCTTCGGTGTTGGAATGAATTTGAACAGGTGTTACGTATCTGTCCTTGCGTGTTGCTGTCCTACTTAAACGACAAGGGGATTGTAGCTTCGTGCGAGATCGATATGTGCTCGGCATTGATGATGCGAGCAATGACTCTGGCATCGGAACAGCCGACTGCGGTTCTGGATTGGAACAACAATTACGGAGATGACCCGGATAAGGTAGTCCTCTTCCATTGCGGACCGGTGGCACAGAGTTTGATGACTGCGAAGGGACAGGTCACCAATCACAAGATGTTTGACAAGACAGATCCGGGCAGCGGCTGGGGAACGAACGAGGGGCGAATCAAAGCATTTCCGACGACAATTTCCAATTGCCAGACGAAGGACGGAAAAATCGTCACCTATGCTTCCGAGGGCGAATTCACAGAAGACAAAATACCGGAGGAGTTCTTCGGATGTGCCGGTGTGTGCGAGATTCCTCACTTACAGGATAAGCTGCAAAGACTTGCATACGGCGGATTTAAACATCACACCTCTGTCGGCGTAGGTCATATGCGCGAAGTACTTCACGAGGCATTCGTTAATTATCTTCATTACGAATGGGTGGATATCGATCACGGGACCTACTGATTTTTCGAAACAATCTATTCAGCGAGGCTTCGCGGAAACGCATAGGCGCTAAAAGCAATGGTCTCAACACAAAGCGGAGATCGAAAGTATCGAATGAAATTTGAGCTTCCTGTGAGGTGAATATGAAGATTGCCGGGGTTGATATAGGAACAACAGGATGTAAATGTACCGTGTTTGATGCGGTCGGAAAGTATTTGGGGCGGGCTTATCGTGAGTATCCTGTGAATAGAAATGACAACGGACACGAAATCGACGCAAACTTGATACTTAGCGCAGTGTTTGAAACCATTGCGGAAATGGCAAAGCAGTATCCGGACATTGCCGGAATCGGAATCACGAGTTTCGGTGAAACCTTTGTAATGACCGATGTGCAGGGAAATCCCTTGCATAAGGCGATGTTGTATACCGATCCCAGGGGGGAGGAACAGAAACTGTCGTTGGTCGACGCACTTGGCAGTCACGAGATGCAGAAAATTACCGGTGTAAAGCCGCATGTCACTTACTCGTTGGCGAAGATGATGTGGGTGAAAGACAACATGCCTGAAGTTTACGACCATGCAGCACACATTTTCTTAATGGAAGATTTTGTGGTCTATCATCTAACGGGGGTTGCGCAGATTGATTACTCATTGGCATCAAGAACACAGGCCTTTGATATTCGCAATCTATGTTGGAGCAAGGTTATTTTTAATCAGGCTAAAATCGATATGTCTAAAATGTCAAAGCCCGTGCCAACGGGGACATCGGCCGGAACAGTTACGATAGAGAAGGCAAGAGAACTTGGACTCAAGCCTGATACCATTATTGTGAATGTTGCTCATGATCAAGTGGCGGCTGCCATCGGAGCAGGTGTATTCGAAGGTACACTTGCGGCGGACGGGGCCGGTACAGTTGAATGCATGGTACCGGTGTATGACAGTATACCTGACATGGAGGTGATGTATGAGGGGAATTATGCAGTGGTACCCTATGTCATTCCGGGGAAATATGTCACGTATGCCTATTCTTATACGGGCGGTGCACTGATTCAGTATTGTGTGGATACGCTGGCCGACAAAGAAAAAAAGCAAGCAGAAGCAGAACAAATCTCGGTTTATGAACTCTTGGAAAAACAGTATATCGAAGCAAGAGGAGATGTTCCGGGTGACTTGCTGGTACTCCCGCACTTTGCAGGAGCGGCAACACCGTATATGGATGCGGGATCAAAAGGAGCAATCCTCGGACTCACCATGGACAGCAAGGTTTTTGATATTTACAGGGGATGTATGGAGGGCGTGGTATATGAGATGCTTGTTAATTTCGAGCTTCTCACCAAAAGTGGCATAAACTGCAAAAGAATGGCAGCAACAGGAGGCGGTGCAAAATCTCGCACGTGGATGCAGATGAAGGCAAATATCCTGAATATTCCCATTACGGCATTGTCGACCGTAGATGCGGGAACTGTGGGGGCGGTCATGTTGACCGGAATTGCCATAGGTGCTTTCCGAGACTTAAAAGATGCAGCAGAGCATATGGTACAGGAGACGGTTACTTATCAGCCGAATCGAGAAATGCATGACTTGTACAGGAGTAAATTTGAGCTCTATGCAAAGCTCTATGATGCGGTAAGGCCGCTTGTGGGAGGTGAAATGTGAACTCATATTTAGGTCATGAGAGCCAGCTATACGGTATTGAGGAACATAGGCTTATCGGTGGTAAGGGAGACGGGATGCGCCTGTTTCAGATTCACAACGGAAAAGGGCTGGATCTCACCGTTTCACCGGATCGGAACGGAGACATCACAAGACTTCGCTATAAAGGCATGAATATGAGCTATCTGTCCCCTTCAGGCTATGTGGCGCCTGCCTATTATGACAGTCTGGGAACAAACTGGCTTAGCAGTTTTACAGCGGGGTTTCTTACCACTTGCGGACTCAATAATGTCGGCACACCGAACACAGATCGGGGTGAGGTTCTGCCGTTGCACGGTAGTATTGCCAATCTTCCGGCAGATTACAGCTATTGGACAAAAGAGGAAAGCGGAAGCGATGTTTATCTGGTTGTGCGTTCGGTAACAAAGGACGAGAGCATCTTCGGCAGAAAGTTATGTCTGCATAGGGAAATCAGGGTCAGCACGCAAAACAACGAGTTTTGTATCAAGGACGTCATTGCGAATACCGGAGACAAAACCGAGCCTTATGAAATTCTTTATCATATGAACATGGGCTACCCGTTATTGGATGAAGATTCGGTCATAGAGATTCCTTCCGTCGAGGTTACGCCCAGAAATGATCGGGCTGCCAAAGAAATTGCGCGCTGGATGCATATGCAGAAACCGACTGCCGGTTACGAAGAATGCTGCTATTACCATAAATTCGAAGACAAAGCAGGACGTGCAAAGATATATCAGCCGAAACTCGGATGTTCCTTGGAAATTACTTTCGATGCGGAAAAATTGGACGGATTCGTCGAGTGGAAGATGATGGGAGTGCGTGATTATGTCTTGGGTTTGGAGTGTGGGAACTGTTATCCGGACGGACGCGATGTGATGCGTAAGGAGGGAATGCTCAAATTCTTAAGCCCGGGACAGTCACAGGCGTACGAAGTTCATATCCGTCTCAGGGATGAATAATGTCAAGCGATAACAATATAA encodes the following:
- a CDS encoding class II fructose-bisphosphate aldolase, with protein sequence MLVTLKDMMGIAEKEGIAIGGFNTPNLASLEAVIGAAEEEKLPVILMFAECHDEWVSLDLIGPAMLNAAKQATVPVCVHLDHGEHLEYLKKALELGFTGIMYDGSVLPYEENVANTKKAVEMAREHGASVEAELGSMGRRESGANDRSGDCDETKIYTDPDLAAEFVSATGIDLLACSFGTTHGIYLKEPKLDLGIVRGVRKATNDMPVVMHGGSGVSRDDYHAVIQAGVRKINYFTYMDKAGGSGAKKHLDGLAPDAPQFYSSVFLAARDEMKENVRHAIRMFALKE
- a CDS encoding FGGY-family carbohydrate kinase, whose protein sequence is MKIAGVDIGTTGCKCTVFDAVGKYLGRAYREYPVNRNDNGHEIDANLILSAVFETIAEMAKQYPDIAGIGITSFGETFVMTDVQGNPLHKAMLYTDPRGEEQKLSLVDALGSHEMQKITGVKPHVTYSLAKMMWVKDNMPEVYDHAAHIFLMEDFVVYHLTGVAQIDYSLASRTQAFDIRNLCWSKVIFNQAKIDMSKMSKPVPTGTSAGTVTIEKARELGLKPDTIIVNVAHDQVAAAIGAGVFEGTLAADGAGTVECMVPVYDSIPDMEVMYEGNYAVVPYVIPGKYVTYAYSYTGGALIQYCVDTLADKEKKQAEAEQISVYELLEKQYIEARGDVPGDLLVLPHFAGAATPYMDAGSKGAILGLTMDSKVFDIYRGCMEGVVYEMLVNFELLTKSGINCKRMAATGGGAKSRTWMQMKANILNIPITALSTVDAGTVGAVMLTGIAIGAFRDLKDAAEHMVQETVTYQPNREMHDLYRSKFELYAKLYDAVRPLVGGEM
- a CDS encoding aldose 1-epimerase family protein, whose product is MNSYLGHESQLYGIEEHRLIGGKGDGMRLFQIHNGKGLDLTVSPDRNGDITRLRYKGMNMSYLSPSGYVAPAYYDSLGTNWLSSFTAGFLTTCGLNNVGTPNTDRGEVLPLHGSIANLPADYSYWTKEESGSDVYLVVRSVTKDESIFGRKLCLHREIRVSTQNNEFCIKDVIANTGDKTEPYEILYHMNMGYPLLDEDSVIEIPSVEVTPRNDRAAKEIARWMHMQKPTAGYEECCYYHKFEDKAGRAKIYQPKLGCSLEITFDAEKLDGFVEWKMMGVRDYVLGLECGNCYPDGRDVMRKEGMLKFLSPGQSQAYEVHIRLRDE
- a CDS encoding L-fucose/L-arabinose isomerase family protein, which translates into the protein MDKKKVTFALAFCNRGFMPGELIYAAREELIQAVQNAGYDYIAMDPEATKFGGIETREEGALYAEWLNNHRGQFDGVIFSMPIFADENGAIAALQDAGVPILMQAYPDELDKMDFAHRRDAYCGKFSVTDVFTQYGVPFTCLQPHVVHPLSNAFAKNLKDFAAICRVVNGMKRFNIGCIGARTTAFKTVRFDEITLQKYGINVESFDLSEFFFKVGKLDDNDPVVKDKIGELENYTDFSNVPETNKKNLAKSAVVLDRYIAKYRLDALALRCWNEFEQVLRICPCVLLSYLNDKGIVASCEIDMCSALMMRAMTLASEQPTAVLDWNNNYGDDPDKVVLFHCGPVAQSLMTAKGQVTNHKMFDKTDPGSGWGTNEGRIKAFPTTISNCQTKDGKIVTYASEGEFTEDKIPEEFFGCAGVCEIPHLQDKLQRLAYGGFKHHTSVGVGHMREVLHEAFVNYLHYEWVDIDHGTY
- a CDS encoding PocR ligand-binding domain-containing protein, coding for MISTFDLVKLHNLLRDFYTLTRIRTCVFDENFNELASYPESLPSFCRILRAAPNGYNECRECDARSCSYAARTKNTYTYRCYAGMTESISPLIIGNLVVGYLLLGHVFSYQTREEGWEKIKEYTKKLDVDYIALKKACWERPLTSEDYIKSATKILSAVGIYLCMERMVSLHQEKLPVSLDTFLQEHFTEDLTSAEIASHFKIGRTRLYELCKQNYGRGPAKQIQHMRLEKAKVLLTENSDLSISEIAYQCGYPDYNYFITVFHREIGISPGKYREQISHSHSATTT